The proteins below come from a single Amphiura filiformis chromosome 15, Afil_fr2py, whole genome shotgun sequence genomic window:
- the LOC140171188 gene encoding orphan steroid hormone receptor 2-like isoform X9 produces the protein MQTSEEQQVHQQMVQQVVQQLPAGSTVQHVMVSNPGGTITSLPSGQVVTTAYIQGQPTPVEAFKVGGAQRYIMVENDKVQQVEINQQTVEQLVRVPQPHMDGTMVAKLPNNDLLIKTGLGLEHKPQRPIELCVVCGDRASGRHYGAVSCEGCKGFFKRSIRKSLGYTCRGNKECPINKHHRNRCQYCRLQKCLAMGMKSDSPNRQHRTVEHNIEAPTSQDQSFQELAVQGERTTFKEIRSPLAGTPTFMTETPKKTGLFDQGILLNIQQTPTTPQSTDTTTDLSTLASVVTSLANMKKPEEVEGGEVHQEPLLNNSFQQAVSNGEQGGGEGGGPSNQISKAFDTLAKALNPALDGSDGAGGSGANSSDPSANGGAGGSNEQPLIEIEGPMLIDTHMQFKLTTPSPMPQFLNVHYICESASRLLFLSMHWARSIPAFQALGTDIHTTMVQKCWSELFTLGLAQCCQSMALSTILTAIVNHLQTSLQQDKLSADRVKAVMEHIWKLQEFVSTTSKLQVDGSEFAYLKAIVLFSPDHPGHSNPRQIEKFQDKVVSELKEYEANMYPSSPERFSKLLLRLPTLRLLNPTIMEELFFAGLIGNVQIDSIIPYILRMETTDYNAQITISTTVQA, from the exons ATGCAAACCTCGGAAGAACAACAG GTACATCAGCAGATGGTACAACAAGTTGTACAGCAGCTACCAGCAGGCTCTACAGTACAGCATGTCATGGTTTCTAACCCTGGCGGTACCATTACATCCCTACCAAGTGGACAAGTTGTCACCACAGCGTATATACAGGGACAACCTACACCGGTAGAAGCATTCAAGGTGGGTGGGGCACAACGATACATCATGGTGGAAAATGATAAG GTGCAGCAGGTAGAGATCAACCAACAAACGGTAGAGCAGCTTGTACGAGTGCCTCAACCACATATGGACGGTACCATGGTTGCCAAGCTACCAAATAACGACCTCCTCATCAAGACAGGATTAGGATTGGAGCATAAACCACAGAGACCCATTGAATTGTGTGTAGTTTGTGGAGATAGGGCATCAG GCCGCCATTATGGTGCCGTCAGTTGCGAAGGTTGCAAGGGCTTCTTTAAGCGTAGCATCCGCAAGAGCCTGGGCTACACATGTCGTGGCAACAAAGAATGCCCCATCAATAAGCATCATCGTAACCGCTGTCAGTATTGCCGTCTACAGAAATGCCTAGCAATGGGCATGAAATCCGATT CCCCCAACCGACAGCACAGAACGGTGGAGCACAATATAGAAGCGCCAACCTCCCAAGATCAGTCCTTTCAAGAGCTTG CTGTACAGGGAGAACGCACCACCTTCAAGGAGATCCGCAGTCCCTTGGCAGGCACGCCCACTTTTATGACAG AAACACCTAAGAAGACAGGATTATTTGACCAGGGCATACTTTTGAACATCCAACAAACCCCAACCACTCCCCAGTCGACAGACACCACAACAGACTTGAGCACACTTGCCAGTGTGGTGACATCGTTAGCTAATATGAAGAAGCCAGAAGAAGTTGAGGGAGGAGAGGTACACCAG GAACCTCTCCTGAACAACTCTTTCCAGCAGGCAGTATCGAATGGAGAGCAGGGAGGCGGTGAAGGAGGCGGCCCATCAAACCAAatctcaaaagcctttgacacacTTGCCAAAGCATTGAACCCAGCCCTAGATGGAAGCGACGGTGCTGGAGGATCTGGAGCCAA CTCATCAGACCCATCAGCAAATGGAGGTGCTGGTGGTTCCAATGAACAACCATTGATTGAGATTGAAGGACCCATGCTAATAGACACACACATGCAATTCAAGTTGACCACACCTTCACCAATGCCACAGTTCCTTAATGTACATTACATCTGTGAGTCAGCATCACGGCTGCTGTTTCTTTCCATGCACTGGGCTCGCAGCATTCCGGCCTTCCAAGCTCTTGG AACTGACATCCACACAACGATGGTCCAGAAGTGTTGGAGTGAGTTGTTCACATTAGGTCTAGCACAGTGTTGTCAATCTATGGCACTGTCAACAATCTTAACAGCTATCGTCAATCACCTCCAAACAAGTTTGCAACAAG ATAAACTTTCAGCAGACAGAGTAAAAGCAGTGATGGAACACATCTGGAAGCTGCAGGAGTTTGTATCAACCACATCAAAGCTGCAAGTAGACGGCTCAGAATTTGCTTACTTGAAAGCCATAGTCCTTTTCAGCCCTG ACCATCCTGGTCATAGCAACCCCAGGCAGATTGAGAAGTTCCAAGACAAAGTCGTCAGTGAGTTAAAAGAGTATGAGGCCAACATGTACCCCAGCAGTCCTGAGAGGTTTTCAAAGTTACTGCTGCGCCTGCCGACACTGAGGCTGCTCAACCCCACCATTATGGAAGAACTCTTCTTTGCAGGTCTCATAGGCAATGTGCAGATAGACAGTATCATTCCCTATATACTACGCATGGAGACCACAGACTACAATGCCCAGATTACCATATCAACAACGGTACAAGCGTAG
- the LOC140171188 gene encoding orphan steroid hormone receptor 2-like isoform X2 — protein MESIQVQEVHEVQEVQEAEETVATGGEEGEVPVHTEEQVETVHQQVPMEIHHVEGAEEHIQVQGAEGHVEQVHVQTADDQFVEYATSKQLPEGSMYQSPGQIDPVHQQMVQQVVQQLPAGSTVQHVMVSNPGGTITSLPSGQVVTTAYIQGQPTPVEAFKVGGAQRYIMVENDKVQQVEINQQTVEQLVRVPQPHMDGTMVAKLPNNDLLIKTGLGLEHKPQRPIELCVVCGDRASGRHYGAVSCEGCKGFFKRSIRKSLGYTCRGNKECPINKHHRNRCQYCRLQKCLAMGMKSDSPNRQHRTVEHNIEAPTSQDQSFQELAVQGERTTFKEIRSPLAGTPTFMTETPKKTGLFDQGILLNIQQTPTTPQSTDTTTDLSTLASVVTSLANMKKPEEVEGGEVHQEPLLNNSFQQAVSNGEQGGGEGGGPSNQISKAFDTLAKALNPALDGSDGAGGSGANSSDPSANGGAGGSNEQPLIEIEGPMLIDTHMQFKLTTPSPMPQFLNVHYICESASRLLFLSMHWARSIPAFQALGTDIHTTMVQKCWSELFTLGLAQCCQSMALSTILTAIVNHLQTSLQQDKLSADRVKAVMEHIWKLQEFVSTTSKLQVDGSEFAYLKAIVLFSPDHPGHSNPRQIEKFQDKVVSELKEYEANMYPSSPERFSKLLLRLPTLRLLNPTIMEELFFAGLIGNVQIDSIIPYILRMETTDYNAQITISTTVQA, from the exons ATGGAGAGCATCCAGGTGCAAGAAGTCCACGAGGTACAGGAGGTCCAGGAAGCAGAGGAAACCGTGGCAACAGGTGGCGAGGAAGGCGAAGTACCGGTACATACAGAAGAACAGGTGGAGACTGTTCATCAGCAG gTACCAATGGAAATCCACCATGTGGAAGGTGCTGAAGAACATATCCAGGTCCAAGGAGCAGAAGGACACGTAGAACAAGTACATGTACAAACCGCTGATGATCAG TTTGTCGAGTATGCTACATCCAAACAGCTTCCAGAAGGTTCCATGTATCAGAGTCCTGGCCAGATTGATCCG GTACATCAGCAGATGGTACAACAAGTTGTACAGCAGCTACCAGCAGGCTCTACAGTACAGCATGTCATGGTTTCTAACCCTGGCGGTACCATTACATCCCTACCAAGTGGACAAGTTGTCACCACAGCGTATATACAGGGACAACCTACACCGGTAGAAGCATTCAAGGTGGGTGGGGCACAACGATACATCATGGTGGAAAATGATAAG GTGCAGCAGGTAGAGATCAACCAACAAACGGTAGAGCAGCTTGTACGAGTGCCTCAACCACATATGGACGGTACCATGGTTGCCAAGCTACCAAATAACGACCTCCTCATCAAGACAGGATTAGGATTGGAGCATAAACCACAGAGACCCATTGAATTGTGTGTAGTTTGTGGAGATAGGGCATCAG GCCGCCATTATGGTGCCGTCAGTTGCGAAGGTTGCAAGGGCTTCTTTAAGCGTAGCATCCGCAAGAGCCTGGGCTACACATGTCGTGGCAACAAAGAATGCCCCATCAATAAGCATCATCGTAACCGCTGTCAGTATTGCCGTCTACAGAAATGCCTAGCAATGGGCATGAAATCCGATT CCCCCAACCGACAGCACAGAACGGTGGAGCACAATATAGAAGCGCCAACCTCCCAAGATCAGTCCTTTCAAGAGCTTG CTGTACAGGGAGAACGCACCACCTTCAAGGAGATCCGCAGTCCCTTGGCAGGCACGCCCACTTTTATGACAG AAACACCTAAGAAGACAGGATTATTTGACCAGGGCATACTTTTGAACATCCAACAAACCCCAACCACTCCCCAGTCGACAGACACCACAACAGACTTGAGCACACTTGCCAGTGTGGTGACATCGTTAGCTAATATGAAGAAGCCAGAAGAAGTTGAGGGAGGAGAGGTACACCAG GAACCTCTCCTGAACAACTCTTTCCAGCAGGCAGTATCGAATGGAGAGCAGGGAGGCGGTGAAGGAGGCGGCCCATCAAACCAAatctcaaaagcctttgacacacTTGCCAAAGCATTGAACCCAGCCCTAGATGGAAGCGACGGTGCTGGAGGATCTGGAGCCAA CTCATCAGACCCATCAGCAAATGGAGGTGCTGGTGGTTCCAATGAACAACCATTGATTGAGATTGAAGGACCCATGCTAATAGACACACACATGCAATTCAAGTTGACCACACCTTCACCAATGCCACAGTTCCTTAATGTACATTACATCTGTGAGTCAGCATCACGGCTGCTGTTTCTTTCCATGCACTGGGCTCGCAGCATTCCGGCCTTCCAAGCTCTTGG AACTGACATCCACACAACGATGGTCCAGAAGTGTTGGAGTGAGTTGTTCACATTAGGTCTAGCACAGTGTTGTCAATCTATGGCACTGTCAACAATCTTAACAGCTATCGTCAATCACCTCCAAACAAGTTTGCAACAAG ATAAACTTTCAGCAGACAGAGTAAAAGCAGTGATGGAACACATCTGGAAGCTGCAGGAGTTTGTATCAACCACATCAAAGCTGCAAGTAGACGGCTCAGAATTTGCTTACTTGAAAGCCATAGTCCTTTTCAGCCCTG ACCATCCTGGTCATAGCAACCCCAGGCAGATTGAGAAGTTCCAAGACAAAGTCGTCAGTGAGTTAAAAGAGTATGAGGCCAACATGTACCCCAGCAGTCCTGAGAGGTTTTCAAAGTTACTGCTGCGCCTGCCGACACTGAGGCTGCTCAACCCCACCATTATGGAAGAACTCTTCTTTGCAGGTCTCATAGGCAATGTGCAGATAGACAGTATCATTCCCTATATACTACGCATGGAGACCACAGACTACAATGCCCAGATTACCATATCAACAACGGTACAAGCGTAG
- the LOC140171188 gene encoding orphan steroid hormone receptor 2-like isoform X3 yields the protein MESIQVQEVHEVQEVQEAEETVATGGEEGEVPVHTEEQVETVHQQVLVPMEIHHVEGAEEHIQVQGAEGHVEQVHVQTADDQFVEYATSKQLPEGSMYQSPGQIDPVHQQMVQQVVQQLPAGSTVQHVMVSNPGGTITSLPSGQVVTTAYIQGQPTPVEAFKVGGAQRYIMVENDKVQQVEINQQTVEQLVRVPQPHMDGTMVAKLPNNDLLIKTGLGLEHKPQRPIELCVVCGDRASGRHYGAVSCEGCKGFFKRSIRKSLGYTCRGNKECPINKHHRNRCQYCRLQKCLAMGMKSDSPNRQHRTVEHNIEAPTSQDQSFQELAVQGERTTFKEIRSPLAGTPTFMTETPKKTGLFDQGILLNIQQTPTTPQSTDTTTDLSTLASVVTSLANMKKPEEVEGGEVHQQAVSNGEQGGGEGGGPSNQISKAFDTLAKALNPALDGSDGAGGSGANSSDPSANGGAGGSNEQPLIEIEGPMLIDTHMQFKLTTPSPMPQFLNVHYICESASRLLFLSMHWARSIPAFQALGTDIHTTMVQKCWSELFTLGLAQCCQSMALSTILTAIVNHLQTSLQQDKLSADRVKAVMEHIWKLQEFVSTTSKLQVDGSEFAYLKAIVLFSPDHPGHSNPRQIEKFQDKVVSELKEYEANMYPSSPERFSKLLLRLPTLRLLNPTIMEELFFAGLIGNVQIDSIIPYILRMETTDYNAQITISTTVQA from the exons ATGGAGAGCATCCAGGTGCAAGAAGTCCACGAGGTACAGGAGGTCCAGGAAGCAGAGGAAACCGTGGCAACAGGTGGCGAGGAAGGCGAAGTACCGGTACATACAGAAGAACAGGTGGAGACTGTTCATCAGCAGGTACTT gTACCAATGGAAATCCACCATGTGGAAGGTGCTGAAGAACATATCCAGGTCCAAGGAGCAGAAGGACACGTAGAACAAGTACATGTACAAACCGCTGATGATCAG TTTGTCGAGTATGCTACATCCAAACAGCTTCCAGAAGGTTCCATGTATCAGAGTCCTGGCCAGATTGATCCG GTACATCAGCAGATGGTACAACAAGTTGTACAGCAGCTACCAGCAGGCTCTACAGTACAGCATGTCATGGTTTCTAACCCTGGCGGTACCATTACATCCCTACCAAGTGGACAAGTTGTCACCACAGCGTATATACAGGGACAACCTACACCGGTAGAAGCATTCAAGGTGGGTGGGGCACAACGATACATCATGGTGGAAAATGATAAG GTGCAGCAGGTAGAGATCAACCAACAAACGGTAGAGCAGCTTGTACGAGTGCCTCAACCACATATGGACGGTACCATGGTTGCCAAGCTACCAAATAACGACCTCCTCATCAAGACAGGATTAGGATTGGAGCATAAACCACAGAGACCCATTGAATTGTGTGTAGTTTGTGGAGATAGGGCATCAG GCCGCCATTATGGTGCCGTCAGTTGCGAAGGTTGCAAGGGCTTCTTTAAGCGTAGCATCCGCAAGAGCCTGGGCTACACATGTCGTGGCAACAAAGAATGCCCCATCAATAAGCATCATCGTAACCGCTGTCAGTATTGCCGTCTACAGAAATGCCTAGCAATGGGCATGAAATCCGATT CCCCCAACCGACAGCACAGAACGGTGGAGCACAATATAGAAGCGCCAACCTCCCAAGATCAGTCCTTTCAAGAGCTTG CTGTACAGGGAGAACGCACCACCTTCAAGGAGATCCGCAGTCCCTTGGCAGGCACGCCCACTTTTATGACAG AAACACCTAAGAAGACAGGATTATTTGACCAGGGCATACTTTTGAACATCCAACAAACCCCAACCACTCCCCAGTCGACAGACACCACAACAGACTTGAGCACACTTGCCAGTGTGGTGACATCGTTAGCTAATATGAAGAAGCCAGAAGAAGTTGAGGGAGGAGAGGTACACCAG CAGGCAGTATCGAATGGAGAGCAGGGAGGCGGTGAAGGAGGCGGCCCATCAAACCAAatctcaaaagcctttgacacacTTGCCAAAGCATTGAACCCAGCCCTAGATGGAAGCGACGGTGCTGGAGGATCTGGAGCCAA CTCATCAGACCCATCAGCAAATGGAGGTGCTGGTGGTTCCAATGAACAACCATTGATTGAGATTGAAGGACCCATGCTAATAGACACACACATGCAATTCAAGTTGACCACACCTTCACCAATGCCACAGTTCCTTAATGTACATTACATCTGTGAGTCAGCATCACGGCTGCTGTTTCTTTCCATGCACTGGGCTCGCAGCATTCCGGCCTTCCAAGCTCTTGG AACTGACATCCACACAACGATGGTCCAGAAGTGTTGGAGTGAGTTGTTCACATTAGGTCTAGCACAGTGTTGTCAATCTATGGCACTGTCAACAATCTTAACAGCTATCGTCAATCACCTCCAAACAAGTTTGCAACAAG ATAAACTTTCAGCAGACAGAGTAAAAGCAGTGATGGAACACATCTGGAAGCTGCAGGAGTTTGTATCAACCACATCAAAGCTGCAAGTAGACGGCTCAGAATTTGCTTACTTGAAAGCCATAGTCCTTTTCAGCCCTG ACCATCCTGGTCATAGCAACCCCAGGCAGATTGAGAAGTTCCAAGACAAAGTCGTCAGTGAGTTAAAAGAGTATGAGGCCAACATGTACCCCAGCAGTCCTGAGAGGTTTTCAAAGTTACTGCTGCGCCTGCCGACACTGAGGCTGCTCAACCCCACCATTATGGAAGAACTCTTCTTTGCAGGTCTCATAGGCAATGTGCAGATAGACAGTATCATTCCCTATATACTACGCATGGAGACCACAGACTACAATGCCCAGATTACCATATCAACAACGGTACAAGCGTAG
- the LOC140171188 gene encoding orphan steroid hormone receptor 2-like isoform X8, which yields MQTSEEQQFVEYATSKQLPEGSMYQSPGQIDPVHQQMVQQVVQQLPAGSTVQHVMVSNPGGTITSLPSGQVVTTAYIQGQPTPVEAFKVGGAQRYIMVENDKVQQVEINQQTVEQLVRVPQPHMDGTMVAKLPNNDLLIKTGLGLEHKPQRPIELCVVCGDRASGRHYGAVSCEGCKGFFKRSIRKSLGYTCRGNKECPINKHHRNRCQYCRLQKCLAMGMKSDSPNRQHRTVEHNIEAPTSQDQSFQELAVQGERTTFKEIRSPLAGTPTFMTETPKKTGLFDQGILLNIQQTPTTPQSTDTTTDLSTLASVVTSLANMKKPEEVEGGEVHQEPLLNNSFQQAVSNGEQGGGEGGGPSNQISKAFDTLAKALNPALDGSDGAGGSGANSSDPSANGGAGGSNEQPLIEIEGPMLIDTHMQFKLTTPSPMPQFLNVHYICESASRLLFLSMHWARSIPAFQALGTDIHTTMVQKCWSELFTLGLAQCCQSMALSTILTAIVNHLQTSLQQDKLSADRVKAVMEHIWKLQEFVSTTSKLQVDGSEFAYLKAIVLFSPDHPGHSNPRQIEKFQDKVVSELKEYEANMYPSSPERFSKLLLRLPTLRLLNPTIMEELFFAGLIGNVQIDSIIPYILRMETTDYNAQITISTTVQA from the exons ATGCAAACCTCGGAAGAACAACAG TTTGTCGAGTATGCTACATCCAAACAGCTTCCAGAAGGTTCCATGTATCAGAGTCCTGGCCAGATTGATCCG GTACATCAGCAGATGGTACAACAAGTTGTACAGCAGCTACCAGCAGGCTCTACAGTACAGCATGTCATGGTTTCTAACCCTGGCGGTACCATTACATCCCTACCAAGTGGACAAGTTGTCACCACAGCGTATATACAGGGACAACCTACACCGGTAGAAGCATTCAAGGTGGGTGGGGCACAACGATACATCATGGTGGAAAATGATAAG GTGCAGCAGGTAGAGATCAACCAACAAACGGTAGAGCAGCTTGTACGAGTGCCTCAACCACATATGGACGGTACCATGGTTGCCAAGCTACCAAATAACGACCTCCTCATCAAGACAGGATTAGGATTGGAGCATAAACCACAGAGACCCATTGAATTGTGTGTAGTTTGTGGAGATAGGGCATCAG GCCGCCATTATGGTGCCGTCAGTTGCGAAGGTTGCAAGGGCTTCTTTAAGCGTAGCATCCGCAAGAGCCTGGGCTACACATGTCGTGGCAACAAAGAATGCCCCATCAATAAGCATCATCGTAACCGCTGTCAGTATTGCCGTCTACAGAAATGCCTAGCAATGGGCATGAAATCCGATT CCCCCAACCGACAGCACAGAACGGTGGAGCACAATATAGAAGCGCCAACCTCCCAAGATCAGTCCTTTCAAGAGCTTG CTGTACAGGGAGAACGCACCACCTTCAAGGAGATCCGCAGTCCCTTGGCAGGCACGCCCACTTTTATGACAG AAACACCTAAGAAGACAGGATTATTTGACCAGGGCATACTTTTGAACATCCAACAAACCCCAACCACTCCCCAGTCGACAGACACCACAACAGACTTGAGCACACTTGCCAGTGTGGTGACATCGTTAGCTAATATGAAGAAGCCAGAAGAAGTTGAGGGAGGAGAGGTACACCAG GAACCTCTCCTGAACAACTCTTTCCAGCAGGCAGTATCGAATGGAGAGCAGGGAGGCGGTGAAGGAGGCGGCCCATCAAACCAAatctcaaaagcctttgacacacTTGCCAAAGCATTGAACCCAGCCCTAGATGGAAGCGACGGTGCTGGAGGATCTGGAGCCAA CTCATCAGACCCATCAGCAAATGGAGGTGCTGGTGGTTCCAATGAACAACCATTGATTGAGATTGAAGGACCCATGCTAATAGACACACACATGCAATTCAAGTTGACCACACCTTCACCAATGCCACAGTTCCTTAATGTACATTACATCTGTGAGTCAGCATCACGGCTGCTGTTTCTTTCCATGCACTGGGCTCGCAGCATTCCGGCCTTCCAAGCTCTTGG AACTGACATCCACACAACGATGGTCCAGAAGTGTTGGAGTGAGTTGTTCACATTAGGTCTAGCACAGTGTTGTCAATCTATGGCACTGTCAACAATCTTAACAGCTATCGTCAATCACCTCCAAACAAGTTTGCAACAAG ATAAACTTTCAGCAGACAGAGTAAAAGCAGTGATGGAACACATCTGGAAGCTGCAGGAGTTTGTATCAACCACATCAAAGCTGCAAGTAGACGGCTCAGAATTTGCTTACTTGAAAGCCATAGTCCTTTTCAGCCCTG ACCATCCTGGTCATAGCAACCCCAGGCAGATTGAGAAGTTCCAAGACAAAGTCGTCAGTGAGTTAAAAGAGTATGAGGCCAACATGTACCCCAGCAGTCCTGAGAGGTTTTCAAAGTTACTGCTGCGCCTGCCGACACTGAGGCTGCTCAACCCCACCATTATGGAAGAACTCTTCTTTGCAGGTCTCATAGGCAATGTGCAGATAGACAGTATCATTCCCTATATACTACGCATGGAGACCACAGACTACAATGCCCAGATTACCATATCAACAACGGTACAAGCGTAG
- the LOC140171188 gene encoding orphan steroid hormone receptor 2-like isoform X1 encodes MESIQVQEVHEVQEVQEAEETVATGGEEGEVPVHTEEQVETVHQQVLVPMEIHHVEGAEEHIQVQGAEGHVEQVHVQTADDQFVEYATSKQLPEGSMYQSPGQIDPVHQQMVQQVVQQLPAGSTVQHVMVSNPGGTITSLPSGQVVTTAYIQGQPTPVEAFKVGGAQRYIMVENDKVQQVEINQQTVEQLVRVPQPHMDGTMVAKLPNNDLLIKTGLGLEHKPQRPIELCVVCGDRASGRHYGAVSCEGCKGFFKRSIRKSLGYTCRGNKECPINKHHRNRCQYCRLQKCLAMGMKSDSPNRQHRTVEHNIEAPTSQDQSFQELAVQGERTTFKEIRSPLAGTPTFMTETPKKTGLFDQGILLNIQQTPTTPQSTDTTTDLSTLASVVTSLANMKKPEEVEGGEVHQEPLLNNSFQQAVSNGEQGGGEGGGPSNQISKAFDTLAKALNPALDGSDGAGGSGANSSDPSANGGAGGSNEQPLIEIEGPMLIDTHMQFKLTTPSPMPQFLNVHYICESASRLLFLSMHWARSIPAFQALGTDIHTTMVQKCWSELFTLGLAQCCQSMALSTILTAIVNHLQTSLQQDKLSADRVKAVMEHIWKLQEFVSTTSKLQVDGSEFAYLKAIVLFSPDHPGHSNPRQIEKFQDKVVSELKEYEANMYPSSPERFSKLLLRLPTLRLLNPTIMEELFFAGLIGNVQIDSIIPYILRMETTDYNAQITISTTVQA; translated from the exons ATGGAGAGCATCCAGGTGCAAGAAGTCCACGAGGTACAGGAGGTCCAGGAAGCAGAGGAAACCGTGGCAACAGGTGGCGAGGAAGGCGAAGTACCGGTACATACAGAAGAACAGGTGGAGACTGTTCATCAGCAGGTACTT gTACCAATGGAAATCCACCATGTGGAAGGTGCTGAAGAACATATCCAGGTCCAAGGAGCAGAAGGACACGTAGAACAAGTACATGTACAAACCGCTGATGATCAG TTTGTCGAGTATGCTACATCCAAACAGCTTCCAGAAGGTTCCATGTATCAGAGTCCTGGCCAGATTGATCCG GTACATCAGCAGATGGTACAACAAGTTGTACAGCAGCTACCAGCAGGCTCTACAGTACAGCATGTCATGGTTTCTAACCCTGGCGGTACCATTACATCCCTACCAAGTGGACAAGTTGTCACCACAGCGTATATACAGGGACAACCTACACCGGTAGAAGCATTCAAGGTGGGTGGGGCACAACGATACATCATGGTGGAAAATGATAAG GTGCAGCAGGTAGAGATCAACCAACAAACGGTAGAGCAGCTTGTACGAGTGCCTCAACCACATATGGACGGTACCATGGTTGCCAAGCTACCAAATAACGACCTCCTCATCAAGACAGGATTAGGATTGGAGCATAAACCACAGAGACCCATTGAATTGTGTGTAGTTTGTGGAGATAGGGCATCAG GCCGCCATTATGGTGCCGTCAGTTGCGAAGGTTGCAAGGGCTTCTTTAAGCGTAGCATCCGCAAGAGCCTGGGCTACACATGTCGTGGCAACAAAGAATGCCCCATCAATAAGCATCATCGTAACCGCTGTCAGTATTGCCGTCTACAGAAATGCCTAGCAATGGGCATGAAATCCGATT CCCCCAACCGACAGCACAGAACGGTGGAGCACAATATAGAAGCGCCAACCTCCCAAGATCAGTCCTTTCAAGAGCTTG CTGTACAGGGAGAACGCACCACCTTCAAGGAGATCCGCAGTCCCTTGGCAGGCACGCCCACTTTTATGACAG AAACACCTAAGAAGACAGGATTATTTGACCAGGGCATACTTTTGAACATCCAACAAACCCCAACCACTCCCCAGTCGACAGACACCACAACAGACTTGAGCACACTTGCCAGTGTGGTGACATCGTTAGCTAATATGAAGAAGCCAGAAGAAGTTGAGGGAGGAGAGGTACACCAG GAACCTCTCCTGAACAACTCTTTCCAGCAGGCAGTATCGAATGGAGAGCAGGGAGGCGGTGAAGGAGGCGGCCCATCAAACCAAatctcaaaagcctttgacacacTTGCCAAAGCATTGAACCCAGCCCTAGATGGAAGCGACGGTGCTGGAGGATCTGGAGCCAA CTCATCAGACCCATCAGCAAATGGAGGTGCTGGTGGTTCCAATGAACAACCATTGATTGAGATTGAAGGACCCATGCTAATAGACACACACATGCAATTCAAGTTGACCACACCTTCACCAATGCCACAGTTCCTTAATGTACATTACATCTGTGAGTCAGCATCACGGCTGCTGTTTCTTTCCATGCACTGGGCTCGCAGCATTCCGGCCTTCCAAGCTCTTGG AACTGACATCCACACAACGATGGTCCAGAAGTGTTGGAGTGAGTTGTTCACATTAGGTCTAGCACAGTGTTGTCAATCTATGGCACTGTCAACAATCTTAACAGCTATCGTCAATCACCTCCAAACAAGTTTGCAACAAG ATAAACTTTCAGCAGACAGAGTAAAAGCAGTGATGGAACACATCTGGAAGCTGCAGGAGTTTGTATCAACCACATCAAAGCTGCAAGTAGACGGCTCAGAATTTGCTTACTTGAAAGCCATAGTCCTTTTCAGCCCTG ACCATCCTGGTCATAGCAACCCCAGGCAGATTGAGAAGTTCCAAGACAAAGTCGTCAGTGAGTTAAAAGAGTATGAGGCCAACATGTACCCCAGCAGTCCTGAGAGGTTTTCAAAGTTACTGCTGCGCCTGCCGACACTGAGGCTGCTCAACCCCACCATTATGGAAGAACTCTTCTTTGCAGGTCTCATAGGCAATGTGCAGATAGACAGTATCATTCCCTATATACTACGCATGGAGACCACAGACTACAATGCCCAGATTACCATATCAACAACGGTACAAGCGTAG